From a region of the Roseivirga sp. 4D4 genome:
- a CDS encoding ABC transporter permease codes for MNKKSLLSNFYIAMEAVIANKVRSLLTALGIIFGVAAVIAMLAIGNGAQSEILEQIELVGVNNIIVQPMVEQVEQSLGEEEEDANKFSPGLKLLDVESIKKSIPGIKKMSPEILLETYIIKNGIRRSSKLVGVEPSYFEVANFELYEGKMFSEKQLEKGAPVCIIGKAIQSKFFARENPIGKKIKVGSQWLEVIGVLKERYISEKAISNLGIRDYNMDVYTPIQTVLIRYINRDLVTGSGLKKNFGTSFRFGGRGGFSITTTTTSDDDKPSNYHQIDRLVVQVSESEKLSPTADVMARMLERRHYGVVDFEISIPELLLKQQQRTQNIFNIVLAAIAAISLLVGGIGIMNIMLASVLERIKEIGLRLSIGAKKNDIIMQFLFEAVVISVTGGIVGVILGVGLAYAVSSLADFPTQISFMSILISFGVAATVGLIFGITPAKRAAEQDPITSLRHE; via the coding sequence ATGAATAAGAAGAGTTTATTGTCCAACTTTTATATCGCTATGGAAGCGGTGATTGCCAATAAGGTTCGGTCGCTCCTGACAGCGCTGGGTATAATTTTTGGAGTAGCCGCTGTAATTGCCATGTTGGCCATAGGTAATGGTGCACAATCCGAAATTCTGGAGCAGATAGAATTGGTGGGCGTGAATAATATTATTGTTCAACCAATGGTTGAGCAAGTAGAGCAGTCACTTGGCGAAGAAGAGGAAGATGCTAACAAATTTTCTCCGGGACTTAAGCTACTTGACGTAGAGAGTATTAAGAAGAGTATTCCTGGCATTAAAAAGATGAGCCCCGAGATACTCTTAGAAACCTATATCATCAAAAACGGGATAAGGAGATCATCAAAATTGGTTGGTGTTGAACCTAGCTATTTTGAAGTGGCAAATTTCGAGCTGTATGAGGGTAAAATGTTCTCAGAGAAACAGCTGGAAAAAGGTGCCCCGGTATGTATTATAGGTAAAGCTATTCAATCAAAGTTTTTTGCAAGAGAGAATCCTATTGGTAAAAAGATTAAAGTTGGTAGCCAATGGCTTGAGGTGATCGGAGTTTTAAAGGAAAGATATATCTCTGAAAAAGCGATTTCTAACTTAGGAATCAGGGACTATAACATGGATGTGTACACGCCTATCCAGACGGTGCTCATAAGATATATTAACAGGGACCTAGTAACAGGTTCTGGTCTTAAAAAGAATTTCGGCACAAGCTTTAGATTTGGTGGTAGAGGAGGCTTTTCCATTACAACTACGACAACTTCAGACGATGATAAGCCAAGCAATTATCATCAGATTGATAGACTAGTGGTTCAGGTGAGTGAGTCTGAAAAGTTGAGCCCTACTGCAGACGTAATGGCCCGAATGCTGGAGAGAAGGCATTATGGAGTTGTAGACTTTGAGATATCAATTCCAGAACTGTTGTTAAAGCAACAACAGAGAACTCAAAATATTTTTAACATCGTATTGGCTGCAATTGCAGCTATATCCTTGCTCGTAGGAGGTATTGGTATCATGAATATCATGTTGGCCTCTGTACTTGAACGAATTAAGGAAATTGGACTGAGGCTTTCCATAGGAGCAAAGAAGAACGATATCATTATGCAGTTTCTTTTTGAGGCTGTAGTGATTTCTGTGACAGGAGGAATTGTGGGTGTTATACTCGGGGTTGGTTTGGCCTATGCCGTTTCAAGCCTGGCAGACTTCCCGACTCAGATCAGCTTTATGTCCATCCTAATATCGTTTGGAGTAGCAGCCACCGTAGGACTAATTTTTGGAATTACTCCGGCCAAACGTGCCGCAGAGCAGGATCCTATTACATCATTAAGACACGAATAA
- a CDS encoding TolC family protein, producing the protein MKKVIFLSLAIFCLSQISFAQQKRVLTLDEVIELAKANSQSAQLAETRRNLDYWSYRVFKAGLKPQLLLRGTVPSYTNRADAITQNDGTVAFRNVNQNNSQLSLGLQQVLPWTNTTVSFESNVSRFDNYLEGSETTRFQGDPVGITISQPLFAVNPFKWDRKIEPLNYEQSKRAYVQDIEDASRRAASLFFQLLIEQKNLEIAEQNRSANDTINKIQQGRYNIGTTTEDEVLNAELNLITAQSNAAQAKLNVQSNTLDLRNFIGLTDDVEIELVPPADAPEFQVDYEEALRYAKENREEYLDFKVRRLEAQRGIADARAARFSATLNASYGYVSAQTAQLSGVYDGSNLAGGSRVSLNFFLPILDGGRNKARMNQARERLNLTEFNIQQEQVTFEQTIATAVRNFDQILSQIQISLKRQEIAQRGFEVTNGRYLAGKVGILDLNNARDTKDSAIRNYIDALRQYWDAYYQLRTLTLYDFKEGKLLYNPLLEYDPKSDSMVERIQEK; encoded by the coding sequence ATGAAGAAGGTCATTTTTCTATCACTGGCAATTTTTTGCCTATCTCAAATATCATTTGCTCAACAAAAAAGAGTACTAACGCTAGATGAAGTCATCGAACTTGCTAAGGCTAACTCTCAAAGTGCTCAACTCGCTGAAACTCGAAGGAATTTAGATTATTGGAGTTACAGGGTTTTTAAGGCTGGACTGAAGCCTCAACTTTTGTTAAGAGGAACTGTCCCAAGTTATACTAACCGCGCAGATGCGATAACTCAGAATGATGGTACGGTTGCTTTTAGAAATGTCAATCAGAATAATTCACAGTTGAGTTTAGGTTTACAACAAGTCTTACCCTGGACTAACACTACAGTTTCATTTGAATCAAATGTTTCTAGATTTGATAATTATCTAGAGGGTTCTGAGACGACTAGGTTTCAAGGTGACCCTGTTGGGATTACAATATCTCAACCGCTTTTTGCCGTAAACCCATTTAAATGGGACAGGAAAATTGAGCCATTAAATTATGAGCAATCTAAGAGAGCCTATGTTCAAGATATTGAGGATGCTTCCAGAAGAGCTGCTAGCTTGTTTTTTCAGTTGTTGATTGAGCAAAAGAATCTTGAAATAGCAGAACAGAATAGGTCTGCCAATGATACTATTAATAAGATTCAGCAAGGTAGATATAACATTGGTACAACAACTGAAGATGAAGTGTTGAATGCGGAATTAAACTTGATTACAGCACAGAGTAATGCTGCTCAGGCGAAATTGAATGTTCAATCGAACACACTTGATTTGAGAAACTTCATTGGTTTGACGGATGATGTGGAAATTGAGTTAGTTCCACCTGCTGATGCACCTGAGTTTCAGGTTGATTATGAAGAGGCTTTGAGATATGCAAAAGAGAACCGCGAGGAATACTTAGACTTTAAAGTAAGAAGGTTGGAAGCCCAAAGAGGGATCGCAGACGCAAGGGCAGCTCGTTTTAGTGCAACCCTTAATGCGAGTTATGGTTATGTCAGTGCTCAAACAGCACAGCTCAGTGGAGTATATGATGGAAGTAACTTGGCCGGAGGATCTAGAGTAAGCTTAAATTTCTTTCTACCTATTCTCGATGGAGGAAGAAATAAAGCTAGAATGAATCAGGCAAGAGAAAGACTAAACTTGACTGAGTTCAATATCCAGCAGGAGCAAGTGACTTTTGAGCAGACTATTGCAACTGCAGTACGTAATTTTGATCAAATCTTGAGTCAGATTCAAATTTCCTTAAAACGACAAGAGATTGCCCAAAGAGGTTTTGAGGTAACAAATGGTCGTTATCTGGCGGGTAAGGTTGGTATACTTGACTTGAATAATGCTAGGGATACAAAAGATTCAGCGATTAGAAATTACATTGATGCGTTGAGACAATATTGGGATGCCTATTATCAACTGAGAACGCTGACCTTATACGACTTCAAAGAGGGTAAATTACTATATAACCCACTGTTAGAGTATGATCCCAAATCAGATTCAATGGTGGAGAGAATTCAGGAGAAATAA